A stretch of the Mycobacteroides immunogenum genome encodes the following:
- a CDS encoding LysE family translocator, producing MIPAVSPTHLIGFAVVAYALIVIPGPSVLFTVGRSLSLGRRSGLMSVLGNTAGTAVFLVLTTAGLGALLAASSWALTAVKLAGAAYLIYLGVQAFRDRKSLAEALHARQPAVVGRQRVFRQGFLVGITNPKTALFFAAVLPQFADPAAGSVTAQIFVFGLMFVAMAMVSDSCWALLAAGARDWFARSPKRLEAVGGAGGLMIAGLGAGVAVSSA from the coding sequence ATGATTCCCGCCGTCTCGCCAACGCATCTGATCGGGTTTGCGGTGGTGGCGTATGCGCTCATCGTGATCCCCGGCCCCAGCGTGCTGTTCACGGTGGGCCGCTCGCTCAGTTTGGGCCGTCGATCCGGTCTGATGAGCGTGTTGGGGAACACCGCCGGTACCGCGGTGTTCCTGGTGCTGACCACAGCCGGGTTGGGCGCACTACTGGCCGCCTCCTCGTGGGCGCTCACGGCGGTAAAACTGGCCGGCGCGGCGTACCTGATTTATCTTGGCGTGCAAGCATTTCGAGACCGCAAGTCGCTCGCGGAGGCGCTCCACGCCCGCCAGCCGGCCGTCGTCGGCCGCCAACGGGTGTTCCGGCAAGGATTCCTCGTCGGTATCACCAACCCGAAGACCGCGCTGTTCTTCGCCGCGGTGTTGCCACAGTTCGCCGACCCGGCCGCGGGCTCGGTAACGGCACAGATTTTTGTGTTCGGCCTGATGTTCGTCGCGATGGCCATGGTGTCCGATAGTTGCTGGGCACTGCTGGCCGCCGGTGCCCGCGACTGGTTCGCCCGCTCGCCCAAGCGCCTTGAGGCGGTTGGCGGCGCGGGCGGTCTCATGATCGCCGGGCTGGGCGCCGGGGTCGCGGTCAGCTCCGCCTAG
- a CDS encoding TIGR03617 family F420-dependent LLM class oxidoreductase → MHFGNMSGVLIDVTLTTGLSSMAADAAGAEESGYAGIWTFEGAHDPFLPVLLAAEHTKNVTLGTSIAVAFARNPMLLANIGWDLQAYSGGRFILGLGTQIKPHITRRFGMPWSRPAARMRDMVLAVRAIWQSWQKRGPLDYRGEFYQNTLMTPMFMPDPAEVSAFGPPPIWLAGVGSGMTEVAGEVADGFMSHPFCTPDYLAQVTRPTLARGALKSGKMLADIQIHHSPMLVIGRDDTELAGARAAVRKQLAFYGSTPAYWPILELHGRAEVGPKLKELSKRGEWDAMAALIDDEFVDTATVTVTDPGQGARELQDRYGDLVHRLGFNTPYQPDRALLAELLAACRS, encoded by the coding sequence ATGCACTTCGGCAATATGAGTGGGGTGTTGATTGATGTGACGCTCACAACGGGGTTGAGCAGCATGGCCGCCGATGCCGCCGGGGCCGAGGAATCAGGTTATGCCGGCATCTGGACCTTCGAGGGTGCACACGACCCGTTCCTGCCGGTACTGCTGGCCGCCGAGCACACCAAGAACGTCACGCTGGGCACCTCGATCGCCGTCGCTTTTGCGCGAAACCCGATGCTGCTGGCGAATATTGGTTGGGACCTGCAGGCGTATTCGGGTGGCCGGTTCATCCTGGGGCTCGGTACGCAGATCAAGCCGCACATCACCCGCCGGTTCGGAATGCCGTGGAGCCGCCCGGCCGCCCGCATGCGGGACATGGTGCTCGCGGTGCGGGCCATCTGGCAGTCGTGGCAGAAGCGTGGGCCGTTGGACTATCGCGGTGAGTTCTATCAGAACACCCTCATGACACCGATGTTCATGCCCGATCCGGCCGAGGTGAGTGCCTTTGGCCCGCCGCCGATCTGGCTGGCGGGCGTCGGCAGCGGGATGACAGAAGTGGCGGGGGAGGTGGCCGACGGGTTCATGTCACATCCGTTCTGCACACCCGACTACCTTGCCCAGGTTACCCGTCCCACCCTGGCCCGCGGCGCGCTGAAATCGGGAAAGATGCTTGCCGACATTCAGATTCATCACTCGCCGATGCTCGTCATCGGGCGCGACGACACCGAGCTGGCCGGTGCGCGCGCCGCCGTACGCAAGCAGCTGGCGTTTTACGGGTCCACACCGGCCTATTGGCCCATCCTGGAACTGCATGGCAGGGCAGAGGTTGGCCCGAAGCTGAAAGAGCTTTCCAAGCGGGGCGAATGGGATGCCATGGCCGCTCTGATCGATGACGAGTTTGTCGACACGGCGACCGTCACTGTTACCGACCCGGGCCAAGGTGCGCGCGAATTGCAGGACCGCTACGGCGATCTGGTGCACCGGCTGGGCTTCAACACCCCGTACCAGCCGGACCGCGCGCTGTTGGCAGAGCTGCTGGCTGCCTGCCGCTCCTGA
- a CDS encoding DUF4873 domain-containing protein: MSLSRQDDANSVFTHSPHDDSDYIGDATVTVRGVDIPVQLELKGYSEPIDGVFRWIGRIRPNARLTEIVGDEARVKATIRTSHSARDAFIGDPDPWNRYRVIGKSTPPFHVPTNLSEVEAQ; encoded by the coding sequence ATGAGCCTTTCCCGCCAGGACGACGCCAATAGCGTCTTCACCCACAGCCCGCATGACGATTCGGACTACATCGGCGACGCGACGGTCACCGTTCGTGGTGTCGATATCCCCGTGCAGCTGGAACTCAAGGGCTATAGCGAGCCGATCGACGGCGTCTTTCGCTGGATCGGCCGCATCAGGCCGAACGCGCGGCTGACCGAGATCGTCGGTGACGAGGCTCGCGTCAAGGCCACCATCCGCACCTCACACAGCGCCCGGGACGCGTTCATCGGCGATCCCGACCCCTGGAATCGGTACCGGGTGATCGGCAAGAGCACCCCGCCGTTCCATGTGCCCACTAACCTCTCGGAAGTCGAAGCGCAGTAA
- a CDS encoding NAD(P)H-dependent glycerol-3-phosphate dehydrogenase has translation MAALREPQVVVLGGGSWGTTVASIVARRSPTLQWARSPETVADINERHRNSRYLSDEVELTESLRATSDLHEAIEQADVVIMGVPSHSFREVLTEIGQSLRPWVPIVSLVKGLEQGSRMRMSQIIEEVLPGHPAGILAGPNIAKEVARGYAAAGVVAMPDQHQAARLGELFRTSRFRVYSTNDVVGVEMAGALKNVFAIASGMGYAIGIGENTRAMVIARALREMTKLGVAMGGNPETFPGLAGLGDLIVTCTSSSSRNRHVGEEIGKGKTIDEIIKSMNQVAEGVKASSVVMTLADEYGIQMPIAREVDGVINQGSTVEQAYRGLMAETPGHEVHGTGF, from the coding sequence ATGGCAGCACTTCGCGAACCGCAAGTCGTCGTCCTCGGTGGCGGATCCTGGGGCACCACGGTGGCCTCGATTGTGGCGCGGCGCAGCCCTACGCTGCAGTGGGCCCGGTCGCCGGAGACCGTCGCCGATATCAATGAACGGCACCGTAATTCGCGATACCTGAGCGACGAGGTGGAGCTGACCGAGAGTCTGCGTGCCACCTCGGATCTGCATGAGGCCATCGAGCAGGCCGACGTGGTGATCATGGGGGTTCCCTCGCACAGCTTCCGCGAGGTGCTCACCGAGATCGGGCAATCGCTACGCCCGTGGGTGCCCATCGTCTCGCTGGTCAAGGGCCTTGAGCAGGGCTCACGGATGCGGATGTCGCAGATCATCGAGGAGGTCCTGCCCGGGCACCCGGCGGGCATCCTGGCCGGTCCCAATATCGCCAAGGAGGTGGCCCGTGGATATGCGGCCGCCGGTGTGGTCGCGATGCCCGACCAGCACCAGGCCGCCCGCCTGGGTGAGCTCTTCCGCACCTCCCGTTTCCGCGTGTACAGCACCAACGACGTGGTGGGTGTCGAGATGGCGGGCGCGCTCAAGAACGTCTTCGCCATCGCCAGCGGCATGGGCTACGCGATCGGCATCGGCGAGAACACCCGTGCCATGGTGATCGCGCGGGCCCTGCGGGAGATGACCAAACTCGGTGTGGCGATGGGCGGCAATCCCGAAACCTTCCCCGGCCTGGCAGGTTTGGGTGATCTCATCGTCACCTGCACGAGCTCCAGCAGCCGCAACCGGCATGTGGGTGAGGAGATCGGCAAGGGCAAGACCATCGACGAGATCATCAAATCGATGAACCAGGTGGCCGAGGGCGTGAAGGCCTCCTCGGTGGTGATGACCCTTGCCGACGAGTACGGCATCCAGATGCCGATCGCCCGGGAGGTCGACGGCGTGATCAATCAGGGCTCCACCGTGGAGCAGGCCTACCGGGGCCTCATGGCCGAGACACCCGGCCATGAGGTGCACGGCACCGGTTTCTGA
- a CDS encoding YajQ family cyclic di-GMP-binding protein → MADSSFDIVSKIDRQEVDNALNQAAKELATRFDFRGTDTTIAWKGDEAIELVSSTEERLKAAVDVFKEKLVRRDISMKAFDAGDPQPSGKTYRLTGTLKQGIDTDNAKKINKIIRDEGPKGVKSQVQGEEIRVSSKKRDDLQAIIALLKGSDLDIALQFVNYR, encoded by the coding sequence ATGGCTGATTCATCATTCGACATCGTGAGCAAGATCGACCGCCAGGAGGTCGACAACGCGCTGAACCAGGCCGCCAAGGAGCTGGCCACCCGCTTCGACTTCCGTGGCACCGACACCACCATCGCCTGGAAGGGCGACGAGGCCATCGAGCTCGTCAGCTCCACCGAGGAACGCCTGAAGGCGGCCGTCGACGTCTTCAAGGAGAAGCTGGTGCGCCGCGACATCAGCATGAAGGCCTTCGATGCCGGTGATCCGCAGCCCAGCGGCAAGACCTACCGGCTCACCGGCACGCTCAAGCAGGGCATCGACACCGACAACGCCAAGAAGATCAACAAGATCATTCGCGACGAAGGTCCCAAGGGCGTCAAGTCGCAGGTCCAGGGTGAAGAGATCCGGGTATCGAGCAAGAAGCGCGATGATCTGCAGGCGATCATCGCGCTGCTGAAGGGCTCCGATCTGGATATCGCGTTGCAGTTCGTGAACTACCGGTAG
- a CDS encoding flavin-containing monooxygenase, with amino-acid sequence MTVTETSYEGQRPDTVSESGSSAPIRIRALIVGTGFSGIGAAIALQKMAVPFHILEKAGEMGGTWRDNTYPGAACDVPTHLYSFSFEPRSHWDQLFSRQPEIFDYLKEVATTYDLYRHATFNTRVTRGYWDEDEYRWHVFTEGGQEYICQFLISGVGALHIPSIPEIDGLDRFQGPVFHSAQWNHDYDLTGKRVAVIGTGASAIQFVPEIVGKVGELKLFQRTPPWVLPRTNIEFSPLVKRAFARVPGLRALFRSGMYFGAEAGAYAMNRRPALLKGVELLGRAYIKSQISDPGVRRKVTPDYRAGCKRLLGSATYYKAIDNPKTELVTESIARVTADGVVTGDGVERKVDAIIFGTGFHVTDSYKYLDLKGQGGEDLGDRWSTEGVTAHRGITIAGMPNLFFLLGPNTGLGHNSIVFMIESQIHYVTEAIKQVDEAYAQAIVPTREAQDRFNAEVQRKLQGSVWNSGGCQSWYLDEHGQNRTLWSGFTFEYWSQTRKVDPTEYEFAGAVRPAVRKTIPLANGPRQTSPSMAAQ; translated from the coding sequence ATGACTGTTACCGAGACCTCGTACGAAGGACAGCGGCCCGATACCGTGAGCGAGAGCGGTTCATCGGCGCCCATCCGGATACGTGCACTGATTGTCGGGACGGGCTTCTCCGGAATCGGGGCGGCCATCGCCCTGCAGAAGATGGCGGTGCCGTTCCACATCCTCGAAAAGGCCGGGGAGATGGGCGGAACCTGGCGCGATAACACCTATCCCGGTGCGGCCTGCGATGTCCCGACACACCTGTACTCATTCTCGTTCGAGCCGCGATCCCATTGGGACCAGCTGTTCTCCCGGCAGCCCGAAATTTTCGACTACCTCAAGGAAGTGGCCACCACCTACGATCTCTACCGGCACGCCACCTTCAACACGAGGGTCACCCGCGGCTATTGGGACGAGGACGAATACCGCTGGCATGTCTTCACCGAGGGCGGGCAGGAGTACATCTGCCAGTTCCTCATCTCCGGTGTCGGCGCACTGCACATCCCGAGCATCCCGGAGATCGACGGCCTGGACCGCTTCCAGGGTCCCGTCTTTCACTCCGCGCAGTGGAACCACGACTATGACCTGACCGGCAAGAGGGTTGCCGTTATCGGGACGGGTGCCAGCGCGATTCAGTTCGTCCCCGAGATTGTCGGGAAGGTCGGGGAGCTCAAACTTTTTCAGCGCACACCGCCGTGGGTGCTACCGCGCACCAATATCGAGTTCAGTCCACTGGTCAAACGCGCGTTCGCCCGCGTTCCGGGATTGCGTGCGCTGTTCCGCAGCGGCATGTACTTCGGCGCGGAAGCGGGCGCGTATGCGATGAACCGGCGCCCGGCCCTGCTGAAAGGTGTTGAGCTGCTGGGCCGTGCGTACATCAAGAGTCAGATCTCCGATCCCGGGGTACGCCGTAAGGTCACCCCCGACTACCGGGCCGGATGTAAACGTCTGCTCGGATCGGCCACTTACTACAAGGCCATCGACAATCCGAAGACCGAATTGGTCACCGAGTCCATCGCGCGGGTGACCGCCGACGGCGTCGTCACCGGTGACGGAGTCGAGCGCAAGGTCGATGCCATCATCTTCGGCACCGGATTCCACGTCACCGACTCGTACAAGTACCTGGACCTCAAGGGGCAGGGCGGCGAGGACCTCGGCGATCGATGGTCGACGGAAGGCGTCACCGCACATCGCGGCATCACCATCGCCGGCATGCCCAACCTGTTCTTCCTGCTGGGGCCCAACACCGGCCTGGGCCACAACTCGATCGTGTTCATGATCGAGTCGCAGATCCACTACGTCACCGAGGCGATCAAACAGGTCGATGAGGCCTACGCTCAGGCGATCGTGCCCACCCGGGAAGCGCAGGATCGGTTCAACGCCGAGGTTCAGCGCAAGCTACAGGGATCGGTGTGGAACAGCGGCGGCTGCCAGAGCTGGTATCTGGACGAGCACGGCCAGAACCGGACGCTGTGGTCCGGATTCACGTTCGAATACTGGTCGCAGACAAGGAAAGTCGATCCCACCGAATACGAGTTCGCGGGAGCGGTGCGTCCTGCCGTACGCAAGACCATCCCGCTCGCGAACGGTCCCCGGCAGACCTCGCCAAGCATGGCCGCACAGTAG
- a CDS encoding diiron oxygenase — protein MTSSSYKDINYADYEFTPAITVDGRVPSRRRKVGDRLHTARRLLFEATELSYDPELDIDWDAPLDSGKHWLAAHRVSIYGTPEWDTLSDARQGELARRELVSLLSFVMDAQGALASLMFRDVIEGNTLADDYTRFLLASVRDISRNATMVGRLINKTGLELQPAPMAVQRLQRFCVPLIPHGPLGRGFILLLHSLIHQLMVELEADELAQPVVRQVAKICVLVSHRQLEFAEDELYRAVQSRRYLPAAGADASLAMLTVLTTSLIVRPQVYPGVGLTSRTGRRAAARSHNIRHRNAVLLSRYFDVAEDAGMFRTGTARAILGGHGLL, from the coding sequence GTGACGTCCAGCAGCTACAAAGACATCAACTACGCCGACTATGAGTTCACCCCGGCCATCACCGTGGACGGTCGAGTGCCTAGCCGCCGCCGGAAGGTGGGAGACCGGCTGCACACCGCCCGCCGATTGCTTTTCGAGGCAACCGAACTCAGCTATGACCCTGAGCTGGATATCGACTGGGATGCGCCGCTGGACTCGGGGAAACATTGGCTGGCTGCTCATCGGGTGTCGATCTACGGGACCCCGGAATGGGACACGCTCTCGGACGCGCGGCAGGGTGAATTGGCGCGCCGGGAACTGGTCAGCCTGCTCAGTTTCGTGATGGATGCGCAGGGGGCACTGGCCTCGTTGATGTTCCGCGACGTCATCGAGGGCAACACGCTCGCCGATGACTACACGCGGTTTCTGTTGGCCAGTGTCCGCGACATCAGCCGTAACGCCACCATGGTGGGCCGGCTGATCAACAAAACGGGGTTGGAACTGCAGCCCGCTCCGATGGCCGTGCAGCGCCTGCAGCGATTCTGTGTGCCGCTCATACCGCACGGTCCGCTGGGTCGCGGCTTCATTCTGTTGTTACACAGTCTGATTCATCAGTTGATGGTGGAGTTGGAGGCCGACGAGCTGGCCCAGCCTGTGGTTCGCCAGGTCGCGAAGATCTGTGTCCTGGTGAGTCATCGTCAGCTGGAATTCGCCGAGGATGAGCTGTACCGGGCCGTGCAGTCGCGCAGGTATCTGCCGGCGGCGGGGGCCGATGCGTCGCTGGCGATGTTGACGGTGCTGACGACGTCGTTGATCGTCCGGCCGCAGGTCTACCCCGGCGTGGGCCTGACTTCGCGAACGGGGCGTCGTGCGGCCGCGCGCAGCCACAACATTCGTCACCGCAACGCGGTATTGCTGAGTCGATACTTCGACGTCGCCGAGGACGCGGGCATGTTCAGAACCGGCACCGCCAGGGCAATTCTCGGAGGTCACGGCCTCCTCTGA
- a CDS encoding ferredoxin--NADP reductase, which produces MTDTVVPDTPKVTGNPHVHALEVVEIIRETGDAVSLVFEVPDALADAFRYRPGQFLTLKIPSEQTGSVARCYSLSSSPHLDDDLVVTVKRTPGGYASNWLCDNVGVGDRLTVLTPSGVFVPRSLDSDFLLIAAGSGITPMLSIAKSVLLGGVGTVYLFYANRDAPSVIFGAEIDDIMVEFPDRLRVVHWLEADRGLPTRDAMSELFAAYTRYSTYICGPAAFMDEARAALSAVGMPANHIHLELYQSLTGDPFADIVIPQSGGDAAQATVELDGARVTVEWPRNTPLLDVLLARGIDAPYSCREGACSACACTVRGGEVRMLRNDTLVDADLAMGLTLACQAVPVTDRVDIAFDQ; this is translated from the coding sequence ATGACAGACACAGTCGTGCCCGATACGCCCAAGGTGACCGGAAACCCTCATGTGCACGCGCTGGAGGTCGTCGAGATCATCAGGGAGACAGGAGATGCCGTCTCCCTGGTGTTCGAGGTGCCGGACGCGCTCGCCGACGCGTTCCGCTACCGGCCGGGCCAGTTCCTCACCCTGAAAATCCCGAGCGAACAGACGGGCTCGGTGGCGCGCTGCTACTCGCTGTCCAGTTCTCCCCATCTCGACGACGACCTGGTGGTGACGGTCAAGCGCACGCCCGGCGGATACGCGTCGAACTGGTTGTGCGACAACGTCGGTGTGGGTGATCGCCTCACCGTACTCACACCGTCCGGGGTGTTCGTTCCGCGCTCGCTGGACAGCGACTTCTTGCTGATCGCCGCGGGCAGCGGCATCACCCCGATGCTGTCCATCGCCAAGTCGGTGCTGCTCGGTGGCGTCGGAACCGTGTATCTCTTCTACGCGAACCGCGACGCACCGAGCGTGATCTTCGGCGCCGAGATCGACGACATCATGGTGGAGTTCCCGGACCGGTTGCGGGTCGTGCACTGGCTGGAAGCCGATCGCGGCCTGCCCACCCGTGACGCCATGTCCGAACTCTTCGCCGCCTACACGCGGTACAGCACCTACATCTGCGGTCCGGCGGCCTTCATGGACGAGGCGCGCGCCGCGCTGTCGGCGGTCGGCATGCCCGCCAATCACATTCATCTCGAGCTCTACCAATCACTGACCGGTGATCCGTTCGCCGACATCGTGATTCCGCAAAGCGGCGGCGACGCGGCCCAAGCGACCGTGGAACTCGATGGTGCGCGGGTCACCGTCGAGTGGCCCCGAAACACTCCGTTGCTCGACGTGCTGCTCGCGCGGGGCATCGATGCGCCGTACTCGTGCCGGGAGGGCGCGTGTAGCGCCTGCGCCTGCACCGTGCGCGGCGGCGAGGTGCGGATGCTGCGCAACGACACCCTCGTCGACGCCGACCTCGCCATGGGGTTGACCCTGGCCTGCCAGGCCGTGCCGGTCACGGACCGCGTCGATATCGCCTTTGACCAGTAG
- a CDS encoding SDR family NAD(P)-dependent oxidoreductase encodes MKNFDNKVAVITGAGSGIGRSLALALAQRGARLALSDIDTAGVADTAGRCEKAGATAIPFELDVADRAAVYAHAVDVKNEFGQVNLVFNNAGVALSADVKDMEWDDFDWLMNINFWGVAHGTKAFLPHLIESGDGHLVNVSSVFGLMGIPSQSAYNAAKFAVRGFTESLRQEIRAAKYPVGVTCVHPGGIKTNIASNARGIPDGVDRETVRKGFQLMAITRPDSAARIILRGVEKDRPRVLIGPDARVFDAIPRIIGPRYEDLMAPFYGMGKYGVGKKIAARFGIEL; translated from the coding sequence ATGAAGAACTTCGATAACAAGGTCGCTGTAATCACCGGTGCGGGTTCGGGTATCGGCCGCAGCCTGGCGCTGGCACTGGCGCAGCGCGGTGCGCGATTGGCGCTCTCGGACATCGACACCGCCGGAGTGGCCGACACCGCCGGCCGCTGCGAGAAAGCGGGCGCGACGGCCATCCCGTTTGAACTCGACGTGGCCGACCGGGCTGCCGTCTACGCCCATGCCGTCGACGTCAAGAACGAGTTCGGACAGGTGAACCTGGTGTTCAACAACGCCGGGGTGGCACTCTCGGCCGACGTCAAGGACATGGAATGGGATGACTTCGACTGGCTGATGAACATCAACTTCTGGGGTGTGGCGCACGGCACCAAGGCGTTTCTGCCGCACCTGATCGAATCGGGTGACGGCCACCTCGTCAACGTGTCATCGGTATTCGGGCTGATGGGCATACCGTCCCAAAGTGCATACAACGCGGCCAAATTCGCGGTGCGTGGCTTCACCGAATCGCTGCGCCAGGAGATCCGGGCGGCAAAATATCCGGTCGGGGTCACCTGTGTGCATCCCGGAGGCATCAAGACCAACATCGCCTCGAACGCGCGTGGCATACCCGACGGCGTGGACCGGGAGACCGTCCGAAAAGGATTCCAGCTCATGGCGATCACCCGGCCTGATTCGGCGGCCCGGATCATTTTGCGGGGGGTCGAGAAGGACCGCCCGCGCGTTCTGATCGGTCCGGACGCGCGCGTGTTCGATGCCATTCCGCGCATCATCGGGCCGCGTTACGAGGACCTGATGGCGCCCTTCTACGGAATGGGCAAATACGGTGTGGGCAAGAAGATCGCGGCCCGCTTCGGCATCGAATTGTAG
- a CDS encoding TetR/AcrR family transcriptional regulator yields the protein MDQLVHMSEEGEVAPGPRQRLIDSAIAMMRERGVHATGLADLLKRSGTARNSIYQHFPEGKAELIAAAEREASGLANGFLDALRARGDAEYLLTKFIGWWVNQLQTHDFDTGCPHAAAALAGPGEAQIRAAAHDAFVGMRVRLAESFRDSGVREGVDSLASLAVSAIEGALLQAQAAHSVQPLREVEAELIALIRARTD from the coding sequence ATAGACCAATTGGTCCATATGAGTGAGGAGGGTGAGGTGGCGCCCGGTCCACGGCAGCGGTTGATCGACAGTGCGATCGCCATGATGCGCGAGCGCGGTGTGCACGCCACCGGCCTTGCCGACCTACTCAAACGCAGTGGCACCGCACGTAACTCCATCTATCAGCACTTCCCGGAGGGCAAGGCCGAACTCATCGCCGCGGCCGAGCGGGAGGCCTCCGGACTGGCCAACGGTTTCCTCGATGCGCTGCGCGCTCGTGGTGATGCCGAATACCTGCTCACCAAGTTCATCGGATGGTGGGTCAATCAGCTGCAGACGCACGACTTCGACACCGGTTGCCCGCACGCCGCGGCCGCGCTCGCCGGTCCGGGGGAGGCCCAGATCCGGGCCGCCGCCCACGACGCCTTCGTGGGAATGCGCGTTCGGCTCGCGGAGTCTTTTCGGGATTCCGGGGTGCGTGAGGGGGTTGACAGCCTGGCTTCACTGGCCGTCAGTGCGATCGAGGGCGCACTGTTGCAAGCGCAGGCCGCGCACTCGGTGCAGCCCTTGCGTGAGGTGGAAGCTGAGCTGATCGCCCTCATCCGCGCGCGGACGGACTGA
- a CDS encoding RsiV family protein, with amino-acid sequence MRLGYLLIAVVCGVVLVGCDRGETPRETASPESAAATTTTSASAAIADPGAEAVCPKHGGRWDPAQGCVIDEATPQATQHLVVPVQWDSSFPELQQAVDDTVANIRAGFRKSAERAGAPPDGKPWALQVSFEAYQGKGAHPSDSVRFSISESLGGYHPGFAFRTLAFDRTTKQAITLDTLLIDPAAALPKIAALVRSDLRAQLGGVGTEFVDTGTAPEPGNFQYFTLDGDALLFSFEPYRVAAYAEGPMQSRIALSELHDVVKPEYLPS; translated from the coding sequence ATGCGTCTCGGGTACCTGCTGATCGCCGTCGTGTGCGGTGTCGTCCTCGTTGGCTGCGATCGGGGAGAAACCCCGCGGGAAACCGCTTCCCCGGAATCGGCCGCGGCGACGACGACCACGTCGGCGTCCGCGGCCATCGCCGATCCGGGTGCCGAGGCTGTCTGTCCCAAACATGGCGGGCGCTGGGATCCGGCACAGGGTTGCGTCATCGACGAGGCCACGCCGCAGGCGACCCAGCACTTGGTGGTCCCCGTGCAGTGGGACTCGTCGTTCCCGGAGCTGCAGCAGGCGGTCGACGACACGGTGGCGAACATTCGCGCCGGCTTCCGCAAGTCGGCCGAACGTGCCGGGGCGCCACCCGACGGCAAGCCCTGGGCGCTTCAGGTCAGCTTTGAGGCGTATCAGGGCAAGGGGGCGCACCCCTCCGACAGCGTGCGGTTCTCGATCAGTGAGTCTCTGGGCGGCTACCACCCCGGATTCGCGTTTCGCACCCTCGCCTTCGATCGCACCACCAAACAGGCCATCACCCTGGACACGCTATTGATCGATCCCGCGGCGGCACTACCCAAGATCGCCGCGCTGGTGCGCAGCGATCTGCGCGCACAGCTTGGCGGCGTCGGCACCGAATTCGTCGACACCGGAACGGCTCCCGAGCCGGGGAATTTTCAATACTTCACGCTGGACGGCGACGCGCTGCTGTTCTCCTTCGAGCCCTACCGAGTGGCGGCATATGCCGAAGGGCCGATGCAGAGCCGGATAGCGCTCTCCGAGCTGCACGATGTGGTGAAACCCGAGTACCTGCCGTCCTGA
- a CDS encoding AurF N-oxygenase family protein produces the protein MTTIDQPRALHEAGASSVRGKSVGEREKTAQRLLRSAADRAYDGEVDIDWDAPPVPGLYWATPHRTSLYGTKLWDKLTQEQRIELTRHELGSVLSFGIYVETGLSAMLWRQVVEQNGGATDHGRYALTEVSEEARHSTMFGRPVNKMGIEPYTYPKFATRVIRLLGLVPLGPSGLGNLLLVEEVLDRAQRETMMDETVQPHARQLMKIHVLEEARHITYAREELVRQIAERGPVSNAIHRAIFALSVIGVYPVLFNPKAYRSVGIHPLRGFFAFLTSPHYRENATWVSEPLMRFMHEIGFLDGKLTGRLLRMSRAMPEDILAEIKAR, from the coding sequence ATGACGACCATCGACCAGCCGAGGGCTCTGCACGAGGCCGGCGCCTCGTCGGTGCGGGGCAAGTCCGTGGGGGAGCGGGAAAAGACTGCGCAGCGGCTATTGCGTTCGGCGGCTGACCGGGCATACGACGGTGAGGTTGACATCGACTGGGATGCCCCGCCGGTGCCCGGCCTTTACTGGGCCACCCCGCACCGCACCTCCCTATATGGAACCAAGCTGTGGGACAAGCTGACTCAGGAACAACGTATCGAGCTGACCCGTCACGAGCTCGGTTCGGTCTTGAGTTTCGGCATATACGTCGAGACCGGGCTCAGCGCCATGCTGTGGCGGCAGGTGGTTGAACAGAACGGGGGAGCGACCGACCATGGCCGGTACGCGCTGACCGAGGTCAGTGAGGAAGCCCGCCATTCCACGATGTTCGGACGCCCGGTGAACAAGATGGGCATCGAGCCGTACACCTACCCCAAATTTGCGACACGCGTCATCAGGCTGCTCGGGTTGGTGCCGTTGGGACCCTCGGGGCTGGGGAACCTGCTGCTGGTCGAGGAAGTGCTGGACCGTGCGCAGCGGGAAACGATGATGGATGAGACGGTGCAGCCGCATGCGCGCCAGCTCATGAAGATCCACGTGTTGGAAGAGGCGCGGCATATCACCTATGCGCGTGAGGAACTGGTGCGGCAGATCGCCGAGCGGGGACCGGTCTCCAACGCGATTCACCGGGCGATCTTCGCGCTATCGGTGATCGGTGTTTATCCGGTGCTCTTCAACCCGAAGGCCTATCGATCGGTGGGCATCCACCCGCTGCGGGGATTCTTCGCGTTCCTGACCTCGCCGCACTATCGCGAGAACGCGACCTGGGTTTCGGAGCCGCTGATGCGCTTCATGCATGAGATCGGATTCCTGGATGGCAAGCTCACCGGCCGGCTGTTGCGGATGTCGCGCGCGATGCCGGAAGACATTCTGGCCGAGATCAAGGCGCGGTAA